The following are encoded together in the Sinorhizobium terangae genome:
- a CDS encoding MFS transporter: MTDAAAPSSGFAPLRQKVFATLWVATVIGNTGSFIRDVASAWLVTDLSPAPAAVATIQAAGTLPIFLLAIPAGVLSDILDRRKFLIVIQLMLACVSVCLLLLSATGLQSVSSLIALTFAGGVGAALMAPTWQAIVPELVEKKDVKSAVALNSLGINIARSIGPAVGGVLLAWFGAAVTYGVDVISYLFVISALVWWKRPPEAEDALSEKFAGAFRAGLRYAKASRELHVVLLRAAAFFAFSSAVWALLPLVARNLLGGDAGYYGILLGAVGAGAIGGAVLMPTLRARFNADTLLLGAAGVTATVMTGLSFAPPQWLAPVVLLALGAAWITALTTLNGAAQSILPNWVRGRSLAVYLTVFNGAMTAGSLIWGVVAEAAGVPLTLLIGAAGLFAVGLLFHPLKLPRGEADLVASNHWPEPLTAEPVENDRGPVMILIEYRVARADRDGFLNALHRLSQERRRDGAYSWGVTEDAAEPERIVEWFMVESWAEHLRQHRRVSKADADVQQEVLRFQQGPEAPVVRHFLAVNRSRANRRS; encoded by the coding sequence GCCCGCCGCCGTCGCCACGATCCAGGCGGCCGGCACGCTGCCGATCTTCCTCCTGGCGATCCCGGCGGGTGTGCTGTCGGACATCCTCGACCGCCGCAAATTTCTGATCGTCATCCAGCTGATGCTCGCCTGCGTCAGCGTCTGTCTCCTGCTCCTCTCGGCGACCGGCTTGCAGTCGGTGAGTTCCCTGATTGCGCTTACCTTCGCGGGCGGCGTCGGGGCTGCGCTGATGGCGCCGACCTGGCAGGCGATCGTGCCCGAACTCGTCGAGAAGAAGGACGTCAAGAGCGCCGTCGCACTGAATTCGCTAGGGATCAACATCGCGCGGTCGATCGGACCCGCGGTCGGCGGGGTGCTGCTCGCCTGGTTCGGCGCAGCCGTGACCTACGGCGTCGACGTCATCAGCTATCTCTTTGTCATCAGTGCGCTCGTCTGGTGGAAACGCCCACCGGAGGCCGAAGACGCACTGTCGGAGAAATTCGCCGGGGCCTTCCGGGCCGGCCTGCGCTACGCCAAGGCAAGCCGCGAGCTTCACGTTGTGTTGCTACGGGCGGCCGCATTCTTCGCATTCTCGAGCGCGGTATGGGCGCTCCTGCCTCTGGTCGCCCGCAATCTCCTTGGCGGCGATGCCGGCTATTACGGCATTCTGCTCGGCGCGGTCGGCGCCGGTGCGATCGGTGGTGCCGTTCTGATGCCGACGTTACGCGCCCGCTTTAATGCGGACACCCTTCTTCTCGGCGCCGCAGGCGTGACGGCTACAGTCATGACAGGCCTCTCGTTCGCGCCCCCGCAATGGCTGGCGCCCGTGGTGCTTCTCGCCCTCGGTGCCGCCTGGATTACTGCCCTGACGACACTCAACGGCGCCGCGCAATCGATCCTGCCGAACTGGGTGCGCGGCCGTTCGCTCGCTGTCTACCTGACCGTGTTCAACGGCGCGATGACCGCCGGCAGCCTCATTTGGGGTGTTGTCGCCGAGGCGGCCGGTGTTCCGCTCACTTTGTTGATCGGCGCTGCCGGCCTGTTCGCCGTCGGCCTCCTCTTTCATCCGCTCAAGCTTCCGAGGGGCGAGGCCGATCTCGTCGCGTCGAACCATTGGCCCGAGCCGCTGACGGCCGAGCCCGTCGAGAATGACCGGGGCCCGGTGATGATCCTCATCGAGTACCGGGTCGCAAGAGCCGACAGGGATGGATTTCTCAACGCCCTCCATCGCCTGTCGCAGGAGCGGCGGCGCGACGGCGCCTATAGCTGGGGTGTGACGGAAGATGCGGCCGAACCGGAACGGATCGTCGAATGGTTCATGGTCGAGTCCTGGGCCGAGCACCTCAGACAGCATCGGCGGGTGTCAAAGGCGGACGCCGATGTCCAGCAGGAGGTTCTGCGCTTCCAGCAGGGACCGGAGGCGCCGGTCGTGCGCCACTTCCTCGCCGTAAACCGCTCACGCGCCAATCGTCGTAGTTAG
- a CDS encoding c-type cytochrome, with protein MRRLQYLVLLAVVFFGFAGGGMFAEGAAADGFYRVVGGKADVRTYNGYRRYNAGCNHCHGPDGIGSSFASSLIDRPLGVEEFRRVVRNGRSSGGTSVMKGFGNDPNVAPYIDDIYAYLKARAEGALGRGRPERLEP; from the coding sequence ATGCGTCGATTGCAGTATCTGGTTCTGTTGGCTGTCGTTTTCTTTGGCTTTGCGGGCGGGGGAATGTTCGCAGAGGGTGCAGCCGCCGACGGATTCTACCGGGTCGTCGGCGGCAAGGCCGATGTGCGGACCTATAACGGCTACCGCCGCTACAATGCCGGCTGCAACCATTGCCATGGTCCCGATGGAATAGGCTCGAGCTTTGCTTCCTCCCTCATCGACCGGCCGCTCGGTGTAGAGGAGTTCAGGCGCGTCGTTCGCAACGGCCGCAGCAGCGGCGGCACTTCGGTCATGAAGGGCTTCGGCAACGATCCCAATGTCGCTCCCTATATCGACGACATCTACGCTTATCTCAAGGCCCGTGCCGAAGGCGCGCTCGGCCGCGGGCGCCCTGAGAGATTGGAGCCATAG
- a CDS encoding ATP-binding protein, with product MLLDREGPLEALLGAARSAAAGRGSTVLLEGEAGIGKTALLRAFAQRADKGWRVLWGWCEALFTPCPLGPLQDMRQLLDSGVAALLDQAAPPARLFPALLNVLQHAGEAFVLIFEDVHWADNATLDLVKYLGRRISSLSAVLVLSLRSDEIGADHPLTHVLGDLPPASVTRISLEPLSPEAVAVLAEQAGRCGADLYQVTEGNPFFITELLASGETEPGRVPDSIRDAVWARLSRLAAGEREVLEVISIVPGSVERWLIRALLGADAEPLVDQCVARGLLQRDCQGDLMFRHELARQATLDRLSPSLQRSLHAKAEAAISQFPTAHASALLWRRVHHAAGADDGARVLELAPQAAAHAARLGAHREAASHLATALKYVAQATPEQAAQLYEDWAYEAGLSLLVYEPVIAAHHHAIEIWRELGRSDKIGPNLCRLSRLHWRRGEGKPAEDYADQAVREMEKLSPRSELAMAYSTRSQLHMLHYRFDEAIDWGLRAIALADQLGEVETRVHALNNVGTALLFADRPGGRERLEESLALALEHGFHDHAVRAYTNFAECAVASKDFALAERLLAEGIALATKHDLDSAAQYLLGRQAQLRMEQGRFREAETIAQGVMNLERLAMVMHLPALTVLGRVHVRLGEPGSLTLLRQALEEGLATGELQRVVPVRLALTEAAWLAEDPSASHEQLTALAAMDLDNFRAWDLGELAVWWQRCGMARPLPTSTARIPSRRAAELSGDPLAAAKEWERLGLPYEAALALMQVRGAEAGPSLARAVTIFESLEARPAAALARKQARRLGVAGQLPKTRRGPYAAARRHPLGLTRHEQQVLALMAEGMSNKEAARRLSRSPRTIEHQVSAVLGKFNAANRMEVLLRLRGEPWLLSPIDLQ from the coding sequence ATGCTGCTCGACCGAGAGGGTCCACTCGAGGCTTTGCTGGGTGCGGCGCGGAGCGCTGCGGCCGGACGCGGGAGCACCGTGCTGCTCGAAGGCGAAGCGGGAATTGGCAAGACCGCCCTCCTGCGTGCGTTTGCGCAGCGTGCCGACAAGGGCTGGCGGGTACTGTGGGGTTGGTGCGAGGCGCTCTTTACGCCTTGCCCGCTCGGACCCTTGCAGGACATGAGGCAACTTCTTGACAGCGGTGTGGCAGCACTGCTCGATCAGGCAGCTCCGCCCGCGCGTCTATTTCCAGCACTCTTGAATGTGCTCCAGCACGCCGGCGAAGCGTTCGTACTCATCTTCGAAGATGTGCACTGGGCCGACAACGCCACTCTCGACCTCGTGAAGTACCTCGGTCGCCGCATCTCCTCGCTCTCCGCCGTGCTCGTGCTCAGCCTGCGCAGCGATGAGATCGGCGCCGATCATCCGCTGACGCATGTACTCGGCGACCTGCCGCCGGCGTCGGTCACCCGTATTTCGTTGGAACCGCTGTCTCCCGAAGCCGTGGCGGTATTGGCTGAACAGGCGGGGCGCTGCGGGGCTGATCTTTATCAGGTTACGGAGGGCAATCCCTTCTTCATCACCGAACTTTTGGCAAGCGGAGAAACCGAGCCGGGGCGCGTGCCGGATTCCATACGCGATGCCGTCTGGGCGCGTCTCTCGCGGCTGGCGGCCGGTGAACGGGAAGTGCTGGAGGTGATCAGCATCGTGCCGGGCAGTGTGGAGCGGTGGCTGATCCGGGCTCTATTGGGTGCCGACGCCGAACCTCTGGTGGACCAGTGCGTAGCGCGCGGATTGTTGCAGCGAGACTGTCAGGGCGACCTGATGTTTCGGCATGAACTTGCCCGGCAGGCGACGCTCGACCGGCTGTCACCGAGTCTTCAGAGGTCGCTCCATGCAAAAGCGGAAGCGGCGATATCGCAATTCCCGACGGCGCATGCGTCTGCACTGCTCTGGCGCCGGGTCCATCACGCCGCCGGAGCCGACGACGGGGCACGCGTCCTCGAGCTTGCGCCACAGGCTGCGGCCCATGCTGCCCGCCTGGGCGCCCATCGGGAGGCCGCATCGCATTTGGCGACGGCCCTGAAGTATGTTGCGCAAGCCACACCCGAGCAGGCCGCCCAGCTTTACGAGGATTGGGCTTACGAGGCGGGACTCTCGCTGCTTGTCTACGAACCGGTGATCGCGGCGCACCATCACGCTATTGAGATCTGGCGCGAACTGGGGCGTTCCGACAAGATCGGTCCCAATCTGTGCAGGCTGTCGCGGCTCCACTGGCGCCGCGGCGAAGGCAAGCCAGCGGAGGATTACGCGGACCAGGCGGTACGTGAAATGGAGAAGCTGTCGCCCCGGTCGGAATTGGCAATGGCTTACAGCACCCGCTCTCAGCTCCATATGCTGCACTACCGTTTTGACGAAGCGATAGACTGGGGTTTGCGGGCGATCGCTCTCGCCGATCAACTGGGCGAGGTCGAAACGCGCGTCCACGCCTTGAACAATGTCGGCACAGCGCTTCTCTTCGCCGATCGTCCGGGCGGCCGTGAGCGGCTGGAGGAAAGCTTGGCGTTGGCACTTGAGCACGGATTTCACGACCATGCCGTGCGGGCCTACACCAACTTTGCAGAGTGCGCCGTTGCCTCCAAGGATTTTGCCCTGGCTGAACGCTTGCTGGCCGAGGGCATCGCGCTTGCGACCAAACACGATCTCGATTCGGCGGCACAATACCTGCTCGGTCGGCAGGCGCAGCTTCGGATGGAGCAGGGGCGTTTCAGGGAAGCCGAGACGATTGCGCAGGGCGTCATGAATCTGGAACGGCTGGCGATGGTCATGCATCTGCCGGCCCTCACCGTGCTCGGAAGGGTGCACGTGCGGCTAGGTGAGCCCGGTAGCTTGACCCTTCTTCGCCAAGCACTCGAGGAGGGACTGGCGACTGGCGAGCTCCAGCGCGTCGTGCCAGTCCGCCTCGCCTTAACTGAAGCCGCCTGGCTCGCCGAAGACCCGAGTGCCAGCCACGAACAGCTCACCGCCCTCGCGGCAATGGATCTCGACAATTTCCGTGCCTGGGATTTGGGCGAACTGGCCGTCTGGTGGCAGCGATGCGGTATGGCGAGGCCGCTGCCGACGTCGACCGCGCGGATTCCTTCGCGGCGGGCTGCGGAACTCAGCGGCGATCCGCTCGCGGCGGCGAAGGAATGGGAACGCCTGGGGCTTCCCTATGAAGCGGCGCTTGCCCTGATGCAGGTTCGCGGAGCCGAGGCGGGCCCGTCGCTGGCGCGTGCCGTAACCATATTCGAGTCGTTGGAGGCGCGTCCCGCCGCGGCGCTGGCGCGAAAGCAGGCGCGGCGCCTGGGCGTTGCCGGCCAGTTACCGAAAACCCGCAGAGGGCCTTACGCGGCGGCTCGTCGTCACCCTCTCGGCCTGACGCGGCATGAACAACAGGTGCTCGCCCTGATGGCTGAAGGCATGAGCAACAAGGAAGCGGCCCGGCGGTTGTCGCGCTCGCCTCGCACGATCGAGCATCAGGTCTCCGCCGTGCTCGGCAAATTCAACGCCGCCAACCGGATGGAAGTCCTGCTGCGTCTGCGCGGCGAGCCGTGGCTGCTTTCGCCCATCGACCTGCAGTAG
- a CDS encoding gluconokinase, translating to MAEQIRGIVVMGVSGCGKSSVGAAIAALYQGRLIEGDAFHPAANIAKMSAGVPLTDEDRHGWLCRLSEEIAAAIAAGERPVLTCSALRKSYRDLLRQGEPGQGFVFLDLARDLAAQRVAMRPGHFMPASLVESQYRTLEPPYQEPLTLAVDASLPLEAIAGQAVQWWQEANRMNPS from the coding sequence ATGGCCGAGCAAATACGCGGTATCGTCGTCATGGGTGTTTCTGGCTGCGGAAAGAGCAGCGTCGGCGCCGCTATCGCAGCTCTCTATCAAGGCCGCTTGATCGAGGGCGATGCTTTCCATCCTGCCGCCAATATCGCCAAGATGAGTGCCGGGGTCCCCCTTACCGACGAGGATCGGCACGGATGGCTCTGCCGCCTCAGTGAAGAGATCGCCGCCGCAATTGCTGCCGGGGAGCGCCCTGTTCTCACCTGCTCGGCGCTCAGGAAAAGCTATCGCGACCTGCTTAGGCAGGGGGAACCGGGACAGGGATTCGTCTTTCTCGATCTCGCACGAGATCTGGCCGCGCAACGCGTTGCCATGCGTCCGGGGCACTTCATGCCGGCAAGCCTGGTCGAAAGCCAATACCGGACGCTCGAGCCGCCATATCAGGAGCCGTTGACGCTTGCCGTGGACGCAAGTCTGCCCTTGGAGGCGATAGCGGGGCAGGCCGTTCAATGGTGGCAAGAAGCCAATCGAATGAATCCCTCCTGA
- a CDS encoding LacI family DNA-binding transcriptional regulator, producing the protein MRKEASRATGRPTLAEVAQLAGVSQITASRALRDVPTVDPVLASKVREASKALGYVPNPAARALASARSQSVVVLVPALSNQLFVETLEAIHTVLRPRGYDVLIGNFHYSREEEEELIRNYLAIQPCGILLTCFDRTDASLRLLEANKIPCVHMMELTKAEDVYSVGFSQEDAGAAVARHFLARGRRRLAYVAAQLDARVIRRGEGFKRALAEAGVDALELAVPGPSSVGLGGELFDKLLRQHPDVDGIFFCNDDLAHGAIFEAQRQGISVPGRVAFVGFNDLSISAQIVPRLTSIRTPREDVGKHAAHLMLALLAGAEVRGRMIDLGFELVVRESS; encoded by the coding sequence ATGCGTAAGGAAGCCTCCCGCGCCACCGGCCGCCCGACCCTCGCCGAGGTCGCGCAGCTCGCCGGCGTCTCGCAGATCACCGCATCGCGTGCATTGCGCGACGTCCCTACGGTCGATCCGGTGCTGGCGTCGAAGGTGCGCGAAGCCTCGAAGGCATTGGGCTATGTGCCAAACCCGGCGGCCCGCGCGCTCGCATCGGCGCGAAGCCAATCGGTCGTCGTACTCGTCCCCGCCCTCTCCAATCAGTTGTTCGTCGAGACGCTCGAAGCCATTCACACTGTTCTTCGCCCGCGTGGCTATGACGTGTTGATCGGAAACTTCCACTATTCCCGAGAAGAGGAAGAAGAGCTCATTCGCAATTATCTTGCCATCCAGCCCTGCGGCATCCTGCTCACCTGCTTCGATCGCACGGACGCATCGCTGCGCCTGCTCGAAGCAAACAAGATTCCCTGTGTCCATATGATGGAACTGACGAAAGCCGAGGACGTCTATTCAGTTGGCTTCTCTCAGGAGGACGCGGGAGCTGCAGTAGCGCGGCATTTTCTGGCGAGAGGAAGGCGCCGGCTGGCTTACGTCGCGGCCCAGCTCGACGCCCGCGTGATACGGCGCGGCGAAGGCTTCAAGCGCGCACTCGCCGAAGCGGGCGTCGATGCACTGGAGCTGGCGGTGCCCGGCCCCTCGTCCGTCGGGCTCGGCGGCGAGCTCTTCGACAAGTTGCTGCGCCAGCATCCGGATGTCGACGGCATTTTCTTTTGCAACGACGACCTGGCGCACGGCGCGATTTTCGAGGCTCAACGGCAGGGTATATCCGTTCCTGGCCGTGTTGCCTTCGTCGGCTTCAACGACCTGTCGATATCGGCACAGATCGTTCCGCGGTTGACCTCGATCCGCACCCCGCGAGAAGATGTCGGCAAACATGCAGCACATCTGATGCTGGCACTGCTTGCAGGCGCAGAGGTCCGCGGCCGGATGATCGATCTGGGGTTCGAACTCGTCGTTCGCGAGAGCAGTTGA
- a CDS encoding copper-transporting P-type ATPase, with translation MRPSHGEGSQAKQAGGVVYICPMHPQVRQIGPGNCPICGMALEPEVATAEAGPSAELTDMRRRFWIGLVLTIPVLALEMGGHVIDLHMLLGAKTSNWLQFIFATPVVLWAGAPFFERAWRSIVNRHLNMFTLIAMGTGVAWVYSVVATAAPGLFPATFSAMDGAIAVYFEAAAVITVLVLLGQVLELQAREQTGGAIRALLDLAPKTARRIRDGGGDEDVPLEAVVVGDRLRVRPGEKVPVDGVLIEGRSSVDESMITGESMPVTKELGASLIGGTMNRTGGFVMEAGKVGRDTMLSQIVQMVADAQRSRAPIQRLADEVSGWFVPVVIAIAVIAFATWMAVGPEPRFAHGLVAAVAVLIIACPCALGLATPMSIMVGVGRGARLGVLIKNAEALERFEKIDTLVVDKTGTLTEGKPRVTSIEVANGFSEAELLRFAATLERASEHPLAAAIVEAANDRGVDLGTAEDFDSPVGKGVTGSVDGRKLVIGSHRIMAEEKVDVSSLSEKAEALRGEGATVIFAAIDDRVGGLFAISDPIKSTTPAAVEALVKEGVRVVMLTGDNKTTAHAVSRRLGIKEVEAEILPEHKSEIVARLRREGRIVAMAGDGVNDAPALAAADVGIAMGTGTDVAIESAGVTLLKGDLQGIARARQLSHATMKNIRQNLFFAFIYNAAGVPVAAGVLYPAFGLLLSPIIAAAAMALSSVSVIGNALRLRSAQI, from the coding sequence ATGAGGCCAAGCCATGGCGAAGGGTCTCAAGCGAAACAGGCGGGAGGTGTCGTCTACATCTGCCCCATGCATCCGCAAGTGCGCCAGATCGGCCCGGGCAATTGCCCGATCTGCGGCATGGCGCTCGAACCGGAGGTGGCGACGGCAGAGGCCGGTCCGAGCGCCGAACTCACAGACATGAGACGCCGGTTCTGGATCGGACTGGTGTTGACGATACCGGTGCTTGCGCTCGAAATGGGCGGCCATGTGATCGATCTGCATATGCTGCTTGGAGCGAAGACATCGAACTGGCTGCAGTTCATCTTCGCAACACCGGTGGTGCTGTGGGCAGGTGCACCGTTCTTCGAGCGGGCATGGCGATCCATCGTCAATCGGCACCTCAACATGTTCACGCTGATCGCGATGGGAACCGGCGTTGCCTGGGTCTACAGCGTGGTCGCAACCGCGGCGCCCGGCCTCTTCCCGGCAACCTTCAGCGCCATGGATGGCGCGATCGCGGTCTATTTCGAGGCCGCCGCCGTCATCACGGTGCTTGTCCTGCTCGGGCAGGTGCTGGAATTGCAGGCGCGCGAGCAGACGGGAGGCGCGATCCGCGCGCTTCTGGACCTCGCGCCGAAAACGGCCCGCCGCATCCGCGATGGCGGCGGCGACGAGGACGTGCCGCTCGAAGCTGTTGTCGTCGGAGATCGGTTGCGGGTGCGGCCCGGTGAGAAGGTCCCGGTCGACGGCGTGCTTATCGAGGGACGCAGTTCGGTCGATGAATCAATGATTACCGGAGAATCGATGCCGGTTACCAAGGAGCTCGGCGCCAGCCTTATTGGCGGCACGATGAACCGCACAGGCGGCTTCGTCATGGAAGCGGGGAAGGTCGGGCGCGATACCATGCTGTCGCAGATCGTGCAAATGGTTGCGGATGCCCAGCGTTCGCGCGCTCCGATTCAGCGCCTAGCCGACGAGGTCTCCGGCTGGTTCGTGCCGGTCGTGATTGCAATTGCCGTGATTGCATTTGCCACATGGATGGCAGTGGGACCCGAGCCCCGCTTTGCGCATGGGCTTGTCGCCGCAGTCGCCGTGCTCATCATCGCCTGCCCCTGCGCGCTCGGCCTCGCCACGCCCATGTCGATCATGGTCGGCGTCGGACGGGGCGCGCGGCTCGGCGTGCTGATCAAGAATGCCGAGGCGTTGGAGCGTTTCGAAAAGATCGACACGCTCGTGGTCGACAAAACCGGGACTCTGACGGAGGGCAAACCCAGAGTGACGTCGATCGAGGTCGCGAACGGCTTTTCCGAGGCCGAATTGCTCCGTTTCGCCGCCACCCTGGAACGCGCGAGCGAGCATCCGCTTGCGGCGGCGATCGTCGAGGCCGCCAATGACCGCGGCGTGGATCTCGGCACAGCGGAGGATTTCGACAGTCCGGTCGGCAAAGGCGTGACCGGTTCCGTCGACGGTCGCAAGCTCGTCATCGGCAGCCACCGCATCATGGCCGAGGAAAAGGTGGACGTTTCCTCACTCAGCGAAAAGGCGGAAGCCTTGCGAGGTGAAGGGGCGACCGTAATCTTTGCCGCGATCGATGACCGCGTCGGCGGGCTTTTTGCCATCTCCGATCCGATCAAGTCGACCACACCGGCCGCCGTTGAGGCGCTGGTCAAGGAAGGTGTCCGGGTGGTCATGCTGACCGGAGACAACAAGACCACGGCGCATGCGGTCTCCAGGAGGCTCGGCATCAAGGAAGTCGAGGCGGAAATCCTGCCGGAGCATAAGAGCGAGATCGTCGCGCGATTGCGTCGTGAGGGCCGGATCGTTGCTATGGCCGGGGACGGGGTGAACGACGCCCCTGCCCTTGCCGCGGCCGATGTCGGCATTGCCATGGGGACCGGAACGGACGTTGCAATCGAGAGCGCCGGCGTGACGTTGCTCAAGGGCGATCTTCAAGGCATCGCACGAGCACGGCAGCTCAGCCACGCCACGATGAAGAACATCCGGCAAAATCTGTTCTTTGCCTTCATCTACAACGCCGCGGGCGTGCCGGTTGCCGCCGGTGTCCTTTACCCGGCTTTCGGGCTCCTTCTGTCACCGATCATCGCTGCCGCGGCCATGGCTCTTTCTTCCGTCAGCGTCATCGGCAACGCTCTCAGACTAAGGAGCGCGCAGATATGA
- a CDS encoding DUF2933 domain-containing protein — MRWERKWTFLAASLGVIAAFFVLREHWAHALGLAPYLLLLACPLMHLFHGHGGHHHDRHQGHTTKDDLS, encoded by the coding sequence ATGAGATGGGAGCGCAAATGGACTTTTCTTGCCGCATCGCTCGGAGTCATCGCGGCGTTCTTCGTGCTTCGCGAGCACTGGGCGCACGCCTTGGGTCTCGCTCCCTACCTGCTGCTCCTGGCGTGTCCCCTCATGCATCTTTTTCACGGCCATGGCGGCCATCACCATGACCGACACCAAGGTCACACGACAAAGGACGACTTGAGTTGA
- a CDS encoding SRPBCC family protein, whose amino-acid sequence MTHAHSAQAVVAVTASAETLFGYLDDPARLNSHMQESSMMMLGGRMSYGFDEARGRAVGSLVRMEGNVLGLRLSVEEVIVERHPPLRKTWETLGQPNLLVIGAFRMGFEIDASGQSSRLRVFIDYDNPDSVAGRIVGAIFGPIYAHWCVNRMAKDALAKFSNEPG is encoded by the coding sequence TTGACCCACGCACATTCTGCACAAGCGGTCGTTGCGGTCACAGCGTCGGCCGAGACGCTGTTCGGCTACCTGGATGACCCGGCCCGGCTCAACTCGCATATGCAGGAGTCCTCGATGATGATGCTTGGCGGACGGATGTCGTACGGATTCGACGAGGCTCGGGGCCGCGCCGTTGGTTCGCTTGTCAGGATGGAGGGAAACGTCCTCGGGCTGAGGCTGTCCGTGGAAGAGGTGATCGTCGAACGTCATCCTCCGCTCCGGAAAACGTGGGAGACGCTAGGACAGCCGAACCTGCTCGTCATCGGGGCCTTCCGGATGGGCTTCGAGATCGATGCCTCCGGCCAGTCCTCGCGCCTGCGCGTATTTATCGACTATGACAACCCCGACTCGGTCGCCGGCAGGATCGTTGGCGCAATATTCGGCCCGATCTACGCTCACTGGTGCGTCAACCGGATGGCGAAAGACGCGCTTGCAAAGTTTTCGAACGAGCCAGGCTGA
- a CDS encoding AAA family ATPase, protein MIAEDQIAAVAFLSAPASHGTTEPIETMETHISRIFLVGKRAFKMKRAVKLPYVDFSTASLRLEACRKEMELNSATAPGLYLGIRRITREKEGALAFDGDGELVDAVVEMARFDQQSLFDRMAVDGRLTRELITVAAEMIARFHRAAPVVHDGGGAANIAGVLRINAAGFATSRVFQQDELATFALAFEKGLARHAALLDRREAAGKVRRCHGDLHLRNICLFEGVPRLFDCIEFNDQIATVDTLYDLAFLLMDLWRRGFPDLANLVVNRYLDHSDDEDGFVLLPYLMAIRAAVRAHVTATQVEESGEASAKLVAEARSYFDLAGSLIEPVPAQLIAIGGFSGSGKTTVAETLAPQVGAAPGARIVESDRIRKGMYGVSAETRLPPSAYRPEISEKVYREMAERARSLLAAGGSVIVDAVFDKADNRNLIEKLAGELSVPFTAVWLDAEPALLRDRVAARRGGPSDANLDVLSGQLARDCGERGWRRTDAARSAEQIASEIRNLQQEVARAPAQPTS, encoded by the coding sequence GTGATAGCGGAAGACCAGATCGCGGCGGTCGCTTTTCTCAGCGCCCCCGCTTCTCATGGCACCACCGAGCCGATCGAAACGATGGAGACGCATATTTCCCGCATCTTCCTCGTCGGCAAGCGCGCTTTCAAAATGAAGCGCGCGGTCAAGCTGCCCTATGTCGATTTCTCGACGGCAAGCCTCCGGCTTGAGGCCTGCCGGAAGGAGATGGAGCTCAACTCCGCGACGGCGCCGGGACTCTATCTCGGTATTCGGCGCATTACCCGCGAGAAGGAGGGCGCTCTGGCGTTTGACGGCGATGGGGAATTGGTCGACGCGGTTGTTGAAATGGCGCGCTTCGATCAGCAATCGCTCTTCGACCGAATGGCCGTCGACGGCAGGTTGACCCGCGAGCTCATCACCGTGGCTGCGGAGATGATCGCACGCTTTCACCGCGCGGCGCCGGTCGTTCATGATGGGGGAGGCGCTGCAAATATCGCCGGAGTTCTCCGTATCAATGCCGCGGGATTTGCAACGAGCCGGGTCTTTCAACAGGACGAACTCGCGACCTTCGCGCTCGCATTCGAGAAAGGCCTCGCGCGCCATGCGGCACTGCTCGACCGGCGCGAGGCGGCAGGAAAGGTCAGGCGCTGCCATGGCGATCTGCACCTGCGTAACATCTGCCTGTTCGAGGGTGTGCCGCGCCTGTTCGATTGCATCGAGTTTAACGATCAGATCGCCACGGTCGACACGCTTTATGACCTTGCCTTTCTCCTGATGGATCTTTGGCGCCGGGGTTTTCCGGATCTCGCAAACCTGGTCGTGAATCGTTACCTGGACCACTCGGACGACGAGGATGGTTTCGTGCTTCTGCCGTATCTGATGGCAATTCGCGCGGCCGTCAGGGCGCACGTTACGGCGACGCAGGTCGAAGAAAGCGGGGAAGCTTCGGCGAAACTCGTTGCCGAAGCGCGATCCTATTTCGACCTGGCGGGCTCGCTTATCGAACCCGTGCCGGCGCAACTGATCGCCATCGGTGGATTCAGCGGGTCCGGGAAGACGACGGTAGCCGAGACATTGGCCCCGCAGGTGGGTGCCGCCCCGGGTGCAAGGATTGTCGAAAGCGATCGCATCAGAAAGGGCATGTATGGCGTTTCGGCCGAAACAAGACTGCCGCCCTCGGCCTACCGTCCGGAGATTTCGGAAAAGGTCTATCGCGAAATGGCAGAGCGGGCCCGCTCGCTCCTGGCCGCGGGAGGCAGCGTGATCGTCGATGCGGTGTTTGACAAGGCGGACAATCGCAACCTGATTGAAAAGCTTGCGGGTGAGCTCAGTGTCCCGTTTACTGCTGTGTGGCTGGACGCCGAACCGGCGCTTTTGCGTGACCGCGTTGCCGCCCGGAGGGGCGGGCCTTCGGATGCGAACCTCGATGTTCTGTCCGGCCAACTGGCTCGCGACTGCGGCGAGAGGGGCTGGAGGCGGACCGATGCCGCGCGCAGCGCCGAGCAAATTGCCTCGGAGATCAGGAACCTTCAACAAGAAGTCGCACGAGCGCCGGCGCAACCTACGTCTTAG